Proteins from one Leptonema illini DSM 21528 genomic window:
- a CDS encoding LIC_20245/LIC_11074 family protein: MSKSRITFLIIAVIFAAIVVWTAPDDTRPGEVDGEKEAMAAIFGGGSSRSSSDAGAPTSVFDSKFWGTGVGESAIPDEGGPAPLEEEPEILEKASEGNPTNPQTGMPYTDEQMSQFDTLRKRFPGNSIIPQRVTPERQQQLEEERRRIVDIQQRITSRKASADDITTFYDFQMKGMKDRAELLEYVLEKMGDEMDDDMKSKYSAVLEGNKKQIQNLEDQKEKAIKNAVN; encoded by the coding sequence ATGTCGAAATCGCGCATTACTTTTCTTATCATCGCTGTGATCTTTGCCGCTATCGTTGTATGGACGGCGCCGGACGATACACGCCCGGGCGAGGTCGATGGCGAGAAAGAGGCGATGGCCGCCATTTTCGGGGGCGGATCGTCACGATCGAGCTCCGATGCCGGCGCTCCAACATCGGTCTTTGATTCGAAGTTCTGGGGAACGGGCGTCGGCGAAAGCGCCATCCCCGACGAAGGCGGACCGGCTCCGCTGGAAGAAGAACCCGAGATTCTCGAAAAGGCAAGTGAGGGCAATCCGACCAACCCGCAAACGGGCATGCCTTATACGGACGAGCAGATGTCGCAGTTCGACACGCTGCGTAAGCGATTTCCGGGTAACTCCATTATTCCGCAGCGCGTAACGCCCGAGCGACAGCAGCAGCTTGAAGAAGAGCGACGCCGCATCGTCGACATCCAGCAGCGCATCACCTCGCGAAAGGCTTCGGCCGACGATATTACGACCTTCTATGATTTTCAGATGAAGGGCATGAAGGATCGAGCCGAGCTGCTTGAATACGTTCTTGAAAAGATGGGCGATGAGATGGACGACGATATGAAGTCGAAATACAGCGCCGTCCTCGAAGGAAATAAGAAGCAGATTCAGAATCTCGAAGATCAGAAAGAGAAGGCGATCAAAAACGCCGTTAACTGA
- a CDS encoding FGGY-family carbohydrate kinase translates to MKNLILSIDCGTQSLRALLFDADGQLLDKSQVALDYVAEQPGWGEQDAEVFWQALGQATQELFSKRPDVVARIAGMALTSQRGSVVNLDENGKPLRRVILWFDKRRCFNFRPVQGLWALAFRLIGMTDAIRYFQSMAESTWIEHNEPDIWKRTSKYILLSGYLIYRLTGQYRDSVASQVAYIPFDYKKHAWASPSDWKWQVTRLRPEQLPELVVPGQIIGHVSAEAARVTGIPEGLPIVAAGADKACEVLGSGVSDEETAHLSFGTTATVNVLSAKYREAVRFIPPYPAALPGQYSNEIQIFRGFWMVSWFKKQFGFEDEAQAAKLGKSAEQILEERIRDIPPGSEGLVLQPFWSPGLKVPGPEARGAVIGFTDWHNRYHIYRAILEGLLYSLREGKERIEKSGAKRIRRIVAAGGGSQSDVIMQMTADIFGMPVERPAIYEASGLGAAMIAAAALGLAPDVQTAIKRMSGAPRRFEPNPTVHRTYERIYRNVYLKMYDRLKDFYKELHSDHT, encoded by the coding sequence ATGAAAAATCTGATTCTTTCCATTGACTGTGGAACGCAGAGCCTGCGCGCCCTGCTTTTTGACGCCGACGGACAGCTGCTTGATAAATCGCAGGTCGCACTCGACTATGTAGCCGAACAACCCGGGTGGGGGGAGCAGGATGCCGAGGTCTTCTGGCAAGCCCTGGGGCAGGCGACGCAGGAATTATTTTCAAAGCGTCCCGATGTCGTCGCACGCATCGCCGGTATGGCGCTGACATCGCAGCGTGGCAGCGTCGTTAACCTGGACGAGAATGGAAAGCCGCTTCGCCGGGTGATCCTGTGGTTCGACAAACGAAGATGTTTTAATTTTCGTCCGGTGCAGGGGCTCTGGGCCCTGGCCTTTCGTCTGATCGGTATGACCGACGCCATCCGCTATTTTCAGAGCATGGCCGAGAGCACCTGGATCGAGCATAACGAGCCCGATATCTGGAAGCGAACTTCGAAGTATATTCTGCTCTCGGGATATCTCATCTATCGCCTGACCGGACAGTATCGCGATTCCGTCGCCTCACAGGTCGCCTATATTCCCTTCGATTACAAGAAGCATGCCTGGGCCTCTCCATCGGACTGGAAGTGGCAGGTAACGCGTCTTCGTCCCGAACAGCTGCCCGAGCTGGTCGTGCCGGGCCAGATCATCGGCCACGTCAGCGCAGAGGCTGCACGGGTCACCGGCATCCCCGAAGGGTTACCCATCGTCGCCGCCGGCGCCGATAAGGCCTGCGAGGTGCTCGGCAGCGGCGTCAGCGATGAAGAGACCGCCCATCTGAGCTTTGGAACGACGGCGACGGTAAACGTTCTCTCGGCGAAATACAGAGAGGCGGTGCGCTTTATTCCGCCTTACCCCGCGGCGCTTCCCGGCCAGTACAGCAACGAGATTCAGATCTTTCGCGGCTTCTGGATGGTGAGCTGGTTCAAAAAGCAGTTCGGCTTTGAGGATGAGGCGCAGGCGGCGAAGCTCGGCAAAAGCGCCGAGCAGATCCTTGAAGAGCGCATCCGCGATATTCCGCCCGGCTCTGAAGGCCTTGTGCTGCAGCCGTTCTGGTCGCCTGGCCTGAAGGTGCCCGGTCCCGAGGCTCGCGGCGCCGTCATCGGCTTTACGGACTGGCATAACCGCTACCATATTTACAGAGCGATTCTTGAAGGCCTGCTGTACTCTTTGCGCGAAGGCAAGGAGCGTATCGAGAAATCGGGAGCGAAGCGCATTCGCAGAATCGTGGCTGCGGGCGGCGGATCGCAGAGCGACGTCATCATGCAGATGACGGCCGACATCTTTGGCATGCCGGTCGAACGTCCGGCGATCTATGAGGCGTCAGGGCTGGGAGCGGCGATGATCGCCGCGGCCGCTTTAGGCCTTGCTCCCGATGTGCAGACGGCCATCAAGCGTATGAGTGGAGCTCCGCGCCGATTCGAGCCGAATCCGACCGTGCATCGAACGTATGAGCGCATCTATCGCAACGTTTATTTAAAGATGTATGATCGGCTTAAAGATTTTTACAAAGAGCTGCACTCCGACCATACTTGA